In Wenyingzhuangia fucanilytica, the following are encoded in one genomic region:
- a CDS encoding HlyD family secretion protein encodes MLNISENSISKFVKLSEYKSHKYLKNKDTQKKRFYYGIAIVIMLLITFFVPWTQNIKGKGYVTTLLPEQRPQPIQSIISGRLEKWYVREGNYVKKGDTLIYITEVKNDYFDPNLISRTQEQVDAKSESITSYDDKVIALKAQLTSIRESRLLKLEQVRNKIIQTKNKIEIDSIDLNAYKIKYDIAVNQYKRTKELHSQGLKSLSELQEKELKQQEVYAAYLSQQNKLENQKNMLINFKLELSSTEQDYQQKISKTNSDIQSALSAKLEARSNTSKLQNQLSNYQQRQNLYYITSPTNGYITKTIKKGTGQLVKEGTDILTIMPADYDLAVEIYVKPQDLPLLRLGDHSRLQFDGWPAMVISGWPEKSTGIFSGKIFAIDQHISTNGKYRVLIAPDEADKQWPENLRVGTGTYTFVLLKDVPIWYELWRNLNGFPPDFYRANEDHNSGESDVKTKAPIKSVK; translated from the coding sequence ATGTTAAATATATCAGAAAATAGCATCAGCAAATTTGTTAAGTTAAGTGAATATAAATCTCACAAATACTTAAAGAATAAAGACACTCAAAAAAAACGGTTTTACTACGGTATTGCCATTGTTATTATGTTACTTATTACCTTTTTTGTTCCATGGACACAGAACATTAAAGGAAAAGGTTATGTAACAACACTTTTGCCAGAACAAAGACCACAACCTATACAATCTATTATTTCTGGACGTTTAGAAAAATGGTATGTTAGAGAGGGTAACTACGTAAAAAAAGGAGATACTCTTATTTATATTACCGAGGTTAAAAATGATTATTTTGATCCTAATTTAATTTCTAGAACTCAAGAACAAGTTGATGCCAAAAGCGAAAGTATTACTTCTTATGATGATAAGGTGATTGCTTTAAAAGCGCAATTAACTTCTATTAGAGAAAGCAGGTTATTAAAACTAGAACAGGTTCGTAATAAAATTATTCAAACCAAAAACAAAATAGAAATTGACAGTATTGATTTAAATGCCTATAAAATTAAATACGATATTGCTGTAAATCAATATAAAAGAACAAAAGAATTACATAGCCAAGGATTAAAATCTTTGTCTGAGTTACAAGAAAAAGAGTTAAAACAACAAGAGGTTTACGCTGCTTATTTGTCACAACAAAACAAGTTAGAAAACCAAAAAAACATGTTGATTAACTTTAAGTTGGAGTTGTCATCAACAGAACAAGATTATCAACAAAAAATATCAAAAACCAATTCTGATATTCAAAGTGCCTTGTCTGCTAAATTAGAAGCACGTTCTAACACTTCTAAACTTCAAAATCAACTAAGTAATTACCAACAAAGACAAAACTTATATTACATTACCTCTCCTACCAACGGGTATATAACAAAAACCATTAAAAAAGGAACAGGTCAATTGGTAAAAGAAGGAACAGATATTTTAACCATTATGCCTGCTGATTATGATTTGGCTGTAGAAATTTATGTAAAACCTCAAGATTTACCTTTGCTACGTTTAGGAGATCACTCTAGATTACAATTTGATGGTTGGCCTGCTATGGTTATTAGCGGATGGCCAGAAAAATCTACAGGAATTTTCTCAGGTAAAATTTTTGCTATTGATCAACATATTAGTACCAACGGAAAATATCGTGTACTTATTGCTCCTGATGAAGCCGATAAACAATGGCCAGAAAATTTAAGAGTAGGAACAGGAACCTATACTTTTGTATTGTTAAAAGATGTGCCTATTTGGTATGAATTATGGCGAAACTTAAATGGTTTCCCTCCTGACTTTTACCGAGCAAATGAAGATCATAATAGCGGAGAATCTGATGTAAAAACCAAAGCTCCTATAAAATCTGTTAAATAA
- a CDS encoding TolC family protein: MNKAIYIILLLCGLKNYAQVDSLNILSYKEFIFNVISEHPIAKSAHLKEKVANAKLLEAKGGLDPYLTSSIDQKDFDGKEYYNIFKNKIKIPTSLGVSLTGGFDNNSGYNLNPENTTTNQGLWSAGIEVDVLQGLLTNPRRTALKQAEVYQTIAKNQQLQLLNELVYEASKAYAEWQQYSSIYSILQDNLKLSERYLKNVKSSLASGEKTAVDTLEATVYLQNNLIDLVKYKQLLAEKRLKVENHLWLENIPIGLQSNIEPESNIIPHKSDEIPLDDNLDSIPIIAEKTAKKQSLILKQKLNREKLKPKLKVKYNQLLGTNVNNINPNFDIDNYKWGASLTFPIFFRSERGKYRESKYAVDEINYEIAYKKTEIHNKIVANKKNQHALIDQIELLEKNISGYQRLLQAETQKFNYGESSLFLINKRQEKLIESELKLLSSQNKLIINYLDYLLLTNRIIPEN; the protein is encoded by the coding sequence ATGAACAAAGCAATTTATATAATACTTCTGCTTTGTGGATTAAAAAACTATGCACAAGTAGATTCTTTAAATATTTTAAGCTACAAAGAGTTTATTTTTAATGTTATTAGTGAGCATCCTATTGCAAAAAGTGCTCATTTAAAAGAAAAAGTTGCCAATGCAAAACTACTAGAGGCTAAAGGAGGATTAGACCCCTATTTAACCTCTAGCATAGATCAAAAAGATTTTGATGGAAAAGAGTATTACAACATTTTTAAAAATAAAATTAAAATTCCCACTTCTTTAGGAGTTTCTCTTACAGGTGGGTTTGACAATAATTCTGGTTATAATTTAAATCCCGAAAACACCACTACTAATCAAGGTTTGTGGAGTGCAGGTATAGAGGTAGATGTTTTACAAGGTTTGTTAACCAACCCAAGAAGAACAGCCCTAAAACAAGCAGAAGTTTACCAAACCATTGCAAAAAATCAACAATTACAATTGTTAAATGAATTGGTTTACGAAGCCTCAAAAGCTTATGCAGAATGGCAACAATACAGTTCTATTTATAGTATTTTACAAGACAACTTAAAGCTTAGTGAGCGATATTTAAAAAATGTGAAAAGTTCTTTAGCTAGTGGAGAAAAAACAGCGGTAGATACTTTAGAAGCTACTGTGTATTTACAAAACAACTTAATAGATTTAGTAAAATACAAACAGCTTTTAGCCGAAAAGAGATTGAAAGTAGAAAACCACTTGTGGTTAGAAAATATTCCTATTGGTTTACAATCTAATATTGAACCGGAAAGTAATATTATTCCTCATAAATCTGATGAAATTCCATTAGATGATAATTTAGATAGTATTCCTATTATTGCCGAAAAAACAGCAAAAAAACAATCGCTAATTTTAAAGCAAAAATTAAATAGAGAAAAACTAAAACCTAAATTAAAAGTAAAATACAATCAACTTTTAGGAACCAATGTAAACAACATCAACCCTAATTTTGATATAGATAATTATAAATGGGGAGCTAGTTTAACCTTTCCTATCTTTTTTAGATCTGAAAGAGGAAAGTACAGAGAGAGTAAATATGCTGTAGATGAAATAAACTACGAAATAGCTTACAAAAAGACTGAAATTCATAACAAAATTGTTGCAAACAAAAAGAACCAGCACGCTTTGATAGATCAAATAGAATTGTTAGAAAAAAACATTTCAGGATATCAAAGATTATTACAAGCCGAAACTCAAAAGTTTAATTACGGGGAAAGTTCTTTATTCTTAATTAACAAAAGGCAGGAAAAACTAATAGAATCTGAGTTAAAACTATTAAGTAGTCAAAACAAATTAATCATAAACTATCTTGATTATTTATTGCTAACAAACAGAATAATTCCTGAAAATTAA
- a CDS encoding YdeI/OmpD-associated family protein, with product MDKKEIKNICPSSKQEWRLWLEKNHKTEDAIWLVMYKKNTNTPSVTWSEAVDEALCFGWIDSTKKTIDSEKYQQYFCKRKPKSNWSKVNKDKIEFLTKQGLMKPAGIESVKTAKQNGSWTILDDVEALIIPKDLELAFQQHQKAKDFFLSLSKSHRKLLLYKIVSAKRAETRQKRIDDIAIQMKNHQKPS from the coding sequence ATGGATAAAAAAGAAATTAAAAATATTTGTCCATCAAGCAAACAAGAATGGAGATTATGGTTAGAAAAAAATCATAAAACAGAGGATGCCATTTGGCTTGTGATGTATAAAAAAAACACTAACACTCCTTCTGTTACGTGGAGTGAAGCTGTTGACGAAGCACTTTGTTTTGGTTGGATTGATAGCACCAAGAAAACGATAGATTCAGAAAAATACCAACAGTACTTTTGCAAAAGAAAACCAAAAAGTAATTGGTCTAAAGTTAACAAGGATAAAATTGAATTCTTAACCAAACAAGGATTGATGAAACCCGCCGGGATAGAAAGTGTTAAAACGGCAAAACAAAATGGTTCGTGGACTATTTTAGACGATGTAGAAGCACTTATTATCCCTAAAGATTTAGAACTAGCTTTTCAACAACATCAAAAAGCTAAAGATTTCTTTTTAAGCTTAAGTAAATCTCATCGAAAATTACTTTTGTACAAAATTGTATCTGCTAAAAGGGCGGAAACAAGACAAAAACGCATAGATGATATTGCTATTCAAATGAAAAATCATCAAAAGCCATCTTAA
- the rlmD gene encoding 23S rRNA (uracil(1939)-C(5))-methyltransferase RlmD has translation MPKRERNKFVKRGEIISITIEGYAFGGKGIGRIRNEEGEFVVFVPNTLPGQTVRCQIKKTSKRYAEAKLFEVLSSSDQEVDVPFQAIPGAPYIKLPIDIQHEYKKTSTLELFKRIGKVENIEDLFDEFISSPEVFHYRNKMEYGFSAIRYDFEQKTDVDDFALGFKKRGTWWCAENLDKDSGLFDEQVENNLKNIRQFCIESGLEPWHAPQKKGFFRYFVIRKSYKTNQILCNLVTTSPQVSHFDMDGFVALLKELFGERLAGLIHTTNDEIGDRTLAVTGNERLVFGEDRIVENLLGLNFEISMKSFFQTNPKSAEKLYSKVIDYALEKAETVNGKIVMDLFCGTGTIGQILASKTTDTKIIGVDIVADAIKDAKKNAERNGIKGVDFYAADVGKFLVEYPQYKGKIETIVLDPPRAGIAPKTLDKVIKIGASRMVYVSCNPATQARDTEILRQVGYKISKMSLVDQFPHTAHIESIILFEK, from the coding sequence ATGCCAAAAAGAGAACGAAATAAATTTGTAAAAAGAGGTGAAATCATTTCTATTACAATAGAAGGCTATGCCTTTGGAGGAAAAGGAATAGGTAGAATAAGAAACGAAGAAGGTGAGTTTGTGGTTTTTGTACCCAACACTTTACCTGGTCAAACAGTTAGATGTCAGATAAAAAAAACAAGCAAACGTTATGCAGAAGCAAAATTGTTTGAAGTTTTATCATCATCAGACCAAGAAGTAGACGTTCCTTTTCAAGCCATTCCTGGAGCTCCATACATCAAACTACCTATTGATATTCAACACGAGTACAAAAAAACAAGCACATTAGAATTGTTTAAACGTATTGGTAAAGTTGAAAATATAGAAGATTTATTTGATGAATTTATTAGCTCTCCAGAAGTATTTCATTATCGTAACAAAATGGAATATGGTTTCTCTGCCATTCGTTATGATTTTGAGCAAAAAACTGATGTAGATGATTTTGCTTTAGGATTTAAAAAACGTGGTACTTGGTGGTGTGCAGAAAATCTTGATAAAGATTCTGGTTTGTTTGATGAGCAAGTAGAAAACAATCTAAAAAACATCAGACAATTTTGTATAGAATCTGGTTTAGAGCCTTGGCATGCACCACAAAAAAAGGGGTTCTTCCGTTATTTTGTGATTCGTAAAAGTTATAAAACCAATCAAATTCTATGTAATTTGGTAACAACTTCTCCTCAAGTATCTCATTTTGATATGGATGGGTTTGTTGCTTTATTAAAAGAATTATTTGGAGAAAGATTAGCCGGATTAATCCACACTACCAACGACGAAATTGGAGATAGAACTTTAGCTGTTACTGGTAACGAACGTTTGGTGTTTGGTGAAGATAGAATTGTAGAAAATTTACTTGGGTTAAATTTTGAAATTTCTATGAAGAGTTTCTTTCAAACCAACCCTAAATCTGCCGAAAAACTTTATAGCAAAGTCATTGATTATGCTTTAGAAAAAGCAGAAACAGTCAACGGAAAAATAGTAATGGACTTGTTCTGTGGAACAGGAACCATTGGTCAAATATTAGCTTCTAAAACTACCGATACTAAAATTATTGGAGTAGATATTGTTGCCGATGCCATTAAAGATGCTAAAAAGAATGCAGAACGTAACGGAATTAAAGGTGTAGATTTTTACGCTGCCGATGTTGGTAAATTTTTAGTTGAATATCCACAATACAAAGGAAAAATAGAAACTATTGTTTTAGACCCTCCACGTGCAGGAATTGCTCCTAAAACATTAGACAAAGTAATAAAAATTGGAGCTAGCAGAATGGTTTACGTTTCTTGTAACCCAGCTACCCAAGCAAGAGATACCGAAATTTTAAGACAAGTTGGTTACAAAATATCAAAAATGAGTTTGGTAGATCAGTTTCCACATACTGCACATATAGAAAGCATTATACTTTTTGAAAAATAA
- a CDS encoding cation:proton antiporter codes for MMTMILLSAFNPNILLFVLIGLVVIFLGALLRHYKQPYVVAYILAGVLLGKHGFKIITNTELIDGLGEFGLILILFFIGMEINLPNFIKKWKVAVFGTILQILASILIVTLIGYFFNWQFNRIIILGFVISLSSSAVIIKLLQDNNESSSELGENIISILLMQDILIVPMLIATNYLGGSKPETSEIILQAVGGILLIIGIVWILKEQEITIPFSKSFEKDHELQVFFAFSLCFGCAVMTSLFGLSAALGAFVAGMVVNSAKSTQWFHDSLNSFRIIFVALFFVSIGMLIDAKFFLIHWKIICILIFTIYLSNTFINAFILQYFEKNWKRSIYGGAMLAQIGELSFVLISTAYFANVITEFTYQLTIIITALTLLMSPFWIVLTKKVLKLK; via the coding sequence ATGATGACTATGATTTTGCTTTCTGCCTTTAACCCAAACATATTACTTTTTGTACTAATTGGTTTAGTAGTAATTTTTCTTGGTGCATTGCTAAGACATTATAAACAACCTTATGTAGTAGCTTATATACTAGCTGGAGTACTACTTGGAAAACATGGTTTTAAAATTATTACCAATACTGAACTGATAGATGGTTTAGGAGAGTTTGGATTGATCTTAATTCTATTTTTTATTGGAATGGAAATTAACCTGCCAAACTTTATAAAAAAGTGGAAAGTTGCTGTTTTTGGAACCATACTACAAATACTAGCAAGTATTTTAATAGTTACGTTAATCGGATATTTTTTTAATTGGCAATTTAACCGAATTATAATTTTAGGTTTTGTAATTAGTCTAAGTAGCTCGGCAGTTATTATTAAATTATTACAAGATAATAACGAGAGTAGCTCCGAATTGGGAGAAAATATTATTAGTATTTTATTAATGCAAGATATTTTAATTGTTCCTATGCTAATTGCTACGAACTACTTAGGAGGTAGTAAACCCGAAACTTCTGAAATTATATTACAAGCTGTTGGTGGAATTTTATTAATTATTGGAATTGTATGGATTTTAAAAGAACAAGAAATCACTATTCCTTTTAGCAAGTCCTTTGAAAAAGATCATGAATTACAAGTATTTTTTGCTTTTAGCCTTTGCTTTGGGTGTGCAGTAATGACTTCCCTTTTTGGACTATCTGCTGCCTTAGGAGCTTTTGTTGCGGGTATGGTTGTTAATTCTGCCAAATCCACCCAATGGTTTCACGACAGTTTAAACTCTTTTAGAATTATATTTGTTGCCTTATTCTTTGTTTCTATTGGAATGCTAATTGATGCCAAATTTTTTTTAATCCACTGGAAAATTATCTGCATATTAATCTTTACCATCTACTTATCTAATACTTTTATCAACGCTTTTATTTTACAATATTTTGAAAAAAATTGGAAGAGAAGTATTTATGGAGGCGCAATGTTAGCACAAATAGGAGAACTTAGTTTTGTACTCATTTCAACAGCATATTTTGCCAATGTAATTACAGAGTTCACCTATCAATTAACCATTATTATAACTGCGCTAACCCTATTAATGAGTCCATTTTGGATTGTTCTCACTAAAAAAGTATTAAAGTTAAAATAA
- a CDS encoding Sir2 family NAD-dependent protein deacetylase, producing the protein MKNLVILTGAGISAESGIKTFRDSNGLWENHDVMEVASIHGWYQNPELVLNFYNQRRAQAETVFPNHAHSYLASLQNKYNVEIITQNVDDLHERAGSKQVTHLHGKLSEAKSEIDPNYIIDITRKEIKLGDVCPKGHQLRPNIVWFGEEVPMLDKAAKICETADIFIIIGTSLQVYPAAGLIHSVPNHCPVYIIDPKVDEINVPNHFTCIKATAVEGVQKLKMFLQNNHS; encoded by the coding sequence ATGAAAAACTTAGTTATTCTTACAGGAGCTGGAATTAGTGCCGAAAGTGGTATAAAAACTTTTAGAGATAGCAATGGCTTATGGGAAAACCACGATGTTATGGAAGTTGCCTCAATTCATGGTTGGTATCAAAATCCTGAATTGGTTTTAAATTTTTACAATCAACGAAGAGCACAGGCAGAAACCGTATTTCCTAATCATGCTCATTCATACTTAGCCAGTTTACAAAACAAATATAACGTTGAAATTATCACTCAAAATGTAGATGATTTACACGAACGTGCTGGCAGCAAACAAGTAACACATTTGCATGGAAAATTATCAGAAGCCAAAAGTGAAATCGATCCTAACTATATTATTGATATTACTAGAAAAGAAATCAAATTAGGAGATGTTTGCCCAAAAGGACATCAGCTAAGACCCAATATAGTTTGGTTTGGCGAAGAAGTTCCTATGCTTGATAAGGCCGCTAAAATATGTGAGACAGCCGATATATTTATCATTATCGGAACCAGTTTACAAGTATATCCTGCCGCAGGATTAATTCACAGTGTTCCAAACCATTGCCCTGTATATATTATTGATCCTAAAGTTGATGAAATTAATGTGCCAAATCATTTTACTTGTATAAAAGCTACAGCTGTAGAAGGAGTTCAAAAATTAAAAATGTTTTTACAAAACAATCACTCATAA
- a CDS encoding nitric-oxide reductase large subunit, whose amino-acid sequence MKKVWIAFSSVVILSFVALIWVGTEVYQKQPPIPNTVVVKETGQVVFSKEDIQTGQNVWESIGGMEVGSIWGHGSYVAPDWSADWIHKEAVFMLNYWAQKDFNLKYDALNVEQQAAIKARLIKDVKTNTFDENNKSIQISEVRYLAIQNNSKHYADVFSNGFEKYAIPKGVLKDEVKLAQLNSFLFWTSWAASTNRPDKDYTYTSNWPHEPLIDNTITVDSQVWSGFSIILLLLFIGILTYYYLSNHEKGEAVENQNLDPLVKLSFTRSQKAVLKYFLIVSLLIALQVVLGAVTVHYTVEGQSFFGFDLSSFLPYSITRTWHTQLAVFWIAATWLATGLFLAPMISGKEMKYQVFGINFLFVALLIIVLGSMLGEWLGVHQFLDLTTNFFFGHQGYEYMDLGRFWQIFLGIGLILWVVMVGRHIVYAIKRNDDSKHLLIILLISVMAIGMFFFSGLVYGENSSLPVINYWRWWLVHLWVEGFFEVFATVVIAFIFSRMKIISVKTAGKASIASATIFLAGGIVGTLHHLYFSGTPVQAIALGATFSALEVVPLTLMGFEIRENWNLLKINPWIQKYKWPIFFFMGVSFWNLVGAGVFGFLINPPIALYYIQGLNTTAVHAHTALFGVYGLLGMGFIIICLRFYSDRAWNHSYLKKSFWYLNIGLVAMVVLSLLPIGIIQAYTSITKGYSFARDAELLYSPTLQVLKWMRIVGDVIFSIGIYYFCLFTVKETLYCFKKK is encoded by the coding sequence ATGAAAAAAGTATGGATTGCATTTAGTAGCGTAGTAATACTCTCGTTTGTTGCATTAATTTGGGTGGGTACAGAAGTGTACCAAAAACAACCTCCTATACCAAATACAGTAGTGGTTAAGGAAACAGGGCAAGTTGTTTTTAGTAAAGAAGATATACAAACTGGTCAAAATGTTTGGGAGTCTATTGGTGGAATGGAAGTAGGATCTATTTGGGGGCATGGTAGTTATGTAGCTCCAGATTGGTCTGCAGATTGGATTCATAAAGAAGCCGTTTTTATGCTAAATTATTGGGCTCAAAAGGACTTTAATCTTAAGTATGATGCTTTGAATGTTGAACAACAAGCTGCCATAAAAGCAAGATTGATTAAAGATGTTAAAACAAATACTTTTGATGAAAATAACAAGAGTATTCAAATTTCAGAGGTTCGTTATTTAGCCATTCAAAACAATTCTAAACACTATGCTGATGTATTTTCTAATGGATTTGAAAAATATGCTATTCCCAAAGGAGTATTAAAAGATGAGGTAAAATTAGCTCAACTAAATTCTTTTTTGTTTTGGACATCCTGGGCAGCAAGTACCAATAGACCCGATAAAGATTACACCTATACTTCTAACTGGCCACACGAACCATTGATTGATAATACGATTACTGTAGATTCTCAAGTTTGGTCAGGTTTTTCAATTATATTATTGTTGCTGTTTATTGGAATTTTAACTTATTACTACTTATCTAATCACGAAAAAGGAGAAGCTGTAGAGAATCAAAATTTAGATCCCCTGGTTAAATTATCTTTTACCAGATCGCAAAAAGCAGTATTAAAATACTTTTTAATTGTATCGTTATTAATAGCTCTGCAAGTAGTTTTAGGAGCTGTTACAGTGCATTATACAGTAGAAGGACAGTCTTTTTTTGGATTTGATTTGTCTAGTTTTTTACCCTATTCAATTACAAGAACATGGCATACTCAATTGGCTGTTTTTTGGATTGCTGCAACATGGTTAGCCACAGGATTGTTTTTGGCTCCTATGATTAGTGGAAAGGAAATGAAGTATCAGGTTTTTGGAATTAACTTTTTGTTTGTTGCTTTATTGATTATTGTATTAGGTTCTATGCTAGGGGAGTGGCTAGGTGTACATCAATTTTTAGATTTAACCACAAATTTCTTTTTTGGTCACCAAGGATATGAATACATGGATTTGGGTAGATTTTGGCAAATATTCTTAGGAATAGGATTGATTCTTTGGGTAGTAATGGTAGGAAGACATATTGTTTATGCTATTAAGAGAAATGATGATTCTAAGCATTTATTAATCATCTTATTGATTTCTGTAATGGCTATTGGAATGTTCTTTTTCTCTGGATTGGTTTATGGAGAAAATAGTAGTTTACCTGTAATTAATTATTGGAGATGGTGGTTGGTTCACCTATGGGTAGAAGGATTCTTTGAAGTTTTTGCAACAGTAGTAATTGCATTTATTTTTTCTAGAATGAAAATAATTTCTGTTAAAACAGCCGGAAAAGCTTCTATAGCATCAGCAACCATATTTTTGGCTGGAGGAATTGTAGGAACTTTACATCATTTATATTTTTCTGGAACTCCTGTACAGGCAATTGCATTGGGAGCTACTTTTAGTGCTTTAGAAGTAGTACCATTAACTTTAATGGGATTTGAGATTAGAGAAAATTGGAACCTATTAAAAATCAATCCTTGGATTCAAAAATATAAATGGCCAATATTCTTCTTTATGGGAGTTTCGTTTTGGAACTTGGTAGGAGCAGGAGTATTTGGTTTCTTAATTAACCCTCCAATTGCTTTGTATTATATTCAAGGATTAAATACCACAGCTGTTCATGCTCATACAGCATTGTTTGGTGTGTATGGCTTGTTGGGTATGGGATTCATTATTATTTGTTTACGTTTTTATTCTGATAGAGCATGGAATCATAGCTATCTAAAAAAATCATTTTGGTATTTAAATATTGGTTTGGTAGCCATGGTGGTTTTAAGCTTGTTGCCAATAGGAATAATTCAGGCATATACCTCAATTACCAAAGGGTATAGTTTTGCTAGAGATGCAGAATTATTATATTCTCCAACATTGCAAGTATTAAAATGGATGAGAATAGTAGGAGATGTTATTTTCTCTATAGGAATTTACTATTTCTGTTTGTTTACAGTTAAAGAAACTTTGTATTGCTTTAAGAAAAAGTAA
- a CDS encoding DUF1853 family protein gives MVTLEKLKHRYEGLRLQPNLWISDTFFYYPQIEVPFLENIDFSTIDTSKHQRLGKLVEVFYQKNLEILKDYQSIENNIQIQIDKHQTLGELDFVCNTPNGIHHIELTYKFYLYKTDIPYEIERWVGPNLKDSLVKKLQKLKEKQFPMLHHPIAKELFKNKGLEVDKIKQSVHFKAQLYIPLSLMNHTFPHINNDCIKGYYISYKEIDFLFPMALYHVPIKQDWLIAPKHNNNWQSFTELKPIILEQIAVQHSPLVWMKRGEIYERFFITFW, from the coding sequence ATGGTAACACTAGAAAAATTAAAACATCGATACGAAGGTTTAAGACTACAGCCCAATTTATGGATAAGCGATACTTTTTTTTATTATCCACAAATTGAAGTTCCTTTTCTAGAAAATATAGACTTTTCTACTATTGACACCAGTAAACATCAACGATTAGGAAAACTAGTAGAAGTTTTTTATCAAAAGAATTTAGAAATTCTTAAGGATTATCAATCGATAGAAAATAACATCCAGATTCAAATAGACAAGCACCAAACATTAGGAGAATTAGATTTTGTTTGTAATACACCAAACGGGATTCATCACATTGAATTAACCTATAAATTTTACTTGTACAAAACAGACATTCCTTATGAAATTGAGAGATGGGTTGGCCCAAATTTAAAAGATTCTTTGGTTAAAAAACTACAAAAATTAAAGGAGAAACAGTTTCCTATGCTCCATCATCCTATTGCTAAAGAACTGTTTAAAAACAAAGGTTTGGAGGTGGATAAAATAAAACAATCTGTACATTTTAAAGCGCAATTGTACATCCCTTTAAGTTTGATGAACCATACTTTTCCACACATTAATAATGATTGTATTAAAGGATATTACATCAGTTACAAAGAAATAGATTTTTTGTTTCCAATGGCTTTGTATCATGTTCCTATTAAACAAGATTGGTTAATAGCCCCTAAACACAATAATAATTGGCAGTCTTTTACAGAGCTAAAACCCATTATTTTAGAACAAATTGCTGTACAACACAGTCCGTTGGTTTGGATGAAACGAGGAGAAATTTACGAACGTTTTTTTATTACTTTTTGGTAA
- the rlmF gene encoding 23S rRNA (adenine(1618)-N(6))-methyltransferase RlmF — translation MHPKNPFQRAYHFNELINIHPDLKPHVFINEYETQTIKFGNKKAVKELNKALLKQHYQLKYWDIPENNLCPPIPGRLDYLLHVNDLLNNKEDVHILDIGTGANLIYPILGNCHFNWKCTASEVDKISLKNAQKIIDENKLRNLELRHQQFKNSILENIIQPNDYFDVVVCNPPFFKNACDAAKKNERKLKNLRLKEDSKLNFGGVSNELWYKGGEEAFIKKMATESVFFKNQVAWFTSLVSQKENLKNIKRAINKTNPTEVKIVDMEQGSKKSRFIAWRF, via the coding sequence ATGCATCCAAAAAACCCTTTTCAAAGAGCTTATCATTTTAACGAATTAATCAATATTCACCCAGATTTAAAACCACATGTATTCATTAATGAATACGAAACTCAAACCATTAAATTTGGCAATAAAAAAGCAGTTAAGGAACTAAACAAGGCTTTGCTAAAGCAACACTACCAATTAAAGTATTGGGACATTCCAGAGAACAATCTTTGTCCTCCAATTCCAGGTAGATTAGATTATTTATTACATGTAAATGATCTACTAAACAATAAAGAAGACGTCCATATATTAGACATAGGAACGGGAGCCAATTTAATTTATCCTATTTTAGGTAATTGTCATTTTAACTGGAAATGTACTGCTAGCGAGGTAGATAAAATCTCACTAAAAAATGCTCAAAAAATTATTGATGAAAATAAATTGAGGAATCTTGAATTAAGACATCAACAATTTAAAAACTCCATATTAGAAAATATTATTCAACCCAACGACTATTTTGATGTAGTGGTTTGTAATCCTCCTTTTTTTAAAAATGCTTGTGATGCAGCAAAAAAGAATGAACGCAAATTAAAAAACTTACGGCTTAAAGAAGATTCCAAACTAAATTTTGGAGGGGTTTCTAACGAGCTTTGGTATAAAGGAGGCGAAGAAGCTTTTATAAAAAAAATGGCTACAGAAAGTGTATTTTTTAAAAATCAAGTTGCTTGGTTTACTTCTTTGGTATCTCAAAAAGAAAACTTAAAAAACATCAAAAGAGCCATTAATAAAACAAATCCTACAGAAGTAAAAATTGTAGACATGGAACAAGGGAGCAAAAAAAGTAGATTTATCGCCTGGAGATTTTAA